GTAATCGGGTGCGGTTGCATCACCACCTCCCCCATAATCGTCTCACGGCGAGTGTAACTACCAAAGGTCACATACAGAATAAAAGAAGCCGTGATCGCAAACGACAGCAGAAAAACCAACCAGCTCGGTATTGAAGAGAATAATATAGCTGTACTTTTCCATTTTTGGTGTTCTAAGGCTTCTTTTCTAAACATATATTGGCACTACTCCAAACGTTTATAACCTATACTTATTTAGCATACATCCCAGTTAACTAAAAGAGCTGCAAATAAAATAGAAACCACCTATTTAAATTTACAGCATCTTTTGAATATAACATTACTCATCCTCTAATAAAATTAGTTTTTTTCTTTATAGGCAGCATACCACTGCGATATAAAATGAAAAGATACAATATAAACTGTGGAACCAATAAATGAACCAACTATTGCATTAATCAATGTTCTATTACTAAATATAAATAGAGAAAAGAATGTCATAATAAAAAACATGAAGAATTGAAATAAATATATCTTCTTCATAAAATTTACCACCAACAAGTGCCTAAATGAACAGCTCCTCCGCCTATTGCTCCTGTTAAAGTTCCAAATGCTCCCCCAAGAAGCGTTCCTGGTCCTGGTGCTACAGTTCCCCCAAGGGCCCCCATTGCTCCTCCCATAATTGCTCCACTTGCAATGCTTTTCCCAAAATTTTTCCAACTACATGGATGATCACTACTAAGATCTCCAGAAGAATCACGGTCACTCTCATTATTACGATCATTTGAGTAAGAGCTTGAATTGGAATTTGAGCTGGATCTGGAACTAGTATTTGAATCACTCAATGAAATTTTTCCCATTGCCATCAATTCATATTGATCGTAGTCCCCCATACTTCTGCCACCAGATACATTGCAAATTTCTGTTAAACTTAGCATTTTCATAAACATATCCTCTTTTGTTATTTGAAGTTTTATCTATAACATCTCAGACCCTATTGCTCATTTTTAATTTGAGCAATATGCTTATAACAAAAAACGCTTTCTCAAAAAGTGATATAATTCACATTTTTACAAAAAATGTAGAAATTTATTTCTTATGAATTACAAAATTGCCATCTGCATTTAGTTATTTATACTTGCTAATAGGTTATAGTCTCTATTCCGTGCTATAATTCACGCCTTTTTGAGGCAGAGAAAGAGATAAAATGGAACAAAATTTAGTCGACTTTTTGACAAAAACCTTACAAGGCTTAAAAGCCGAAGATATTCAAACGATTGATGTCAAAGGCAAATCCAGCATTACCGATACGATGATTTTAGCCACAGGCACATCGAGCCGCCACGTGGCGTCGACCGCCGATAATCTTATCAATGAAAGCAAAAAAGCAGGCGTTGATGTGTTTGCCCACGAAGGTAAAGCTGTTGCCGATTGGATTGTGATCGATTTCGGTCAAGCGATTGTGCATATTTTGCAGCGTGAAAACCGTGAAATGTATCAATTAGAAAAACT
The nucleotide sequence above comes from Pasteurellaceae bacterium Orientalotternb1. Encoded proteins:
- a CDS encoding ribosome silencing factor, which gives rise to MEQNLVDFLTKTLQGLKAEDIQTIDVKGKSSITDTMILATGTSSRHVASTADNLINESKKAGVDVFAHEGKAVADWIVIDFGQAIVHILQRENREMYQLEKLWA